The Spirulina subsalsa PCC 9445 region ATGATGGAAAAATCTGTATAAATACTGAAATATGATGGATAGCAAGCAAATTCGGGGAGAGAGTTATCTGATTAGTTATGATCCGGCTACGGTGACAGTGGATTGTCAGGGAACAATGCGGAATATGGGGATGCAAGCTTATGCTCCGTTGGAGGATTTGTTAATGGAGATTATGGGGGAAGAACCCAGTCAAATTACGTTGGATTTAAGAGGATTAAAATTGCTCAATAGTGCAGGGATTCGAGTGTTATCTAAGTTTATTATTCAGGTGCGTAATCGTAAGACGATGCGGGTTGTTTTGAAGGGATCTAAGGAGGTGACTTGGCAAGAGAGCTCTTTGACCAATTTAAAGCGTTTAATGCCGATGGCGTTGTTGGAATGGGAGGAGGAGGGGTGAAAGGAGGGTTGGGGGAATTCATCAATTCCCCCTGCTATAACGGATTTAGGAGGGTTCTATGGGGCGATCGCGCTTCAGCCAGAAATTCGCTAGGATAATCCCTAGGATGGCTAGTCCTCCCATAGGATAAAAGGCATAGGTATAACTGCCAAACCAATCCCGGATACTGCCGGCTACAAGGGTTCCCAATAATGCCCCAATCCCATAAGCGGTGAAGACGATGCCGTAATTTTGGGCATAGTCTTCCGGTCGGAATAGGCGTAAGGTGGTAGTGGGGGCGAGGGCAAGCCATCCACCGAGACAGAACCAAAATAAACAGAAGGCGACAAGATAGGTGATGACTTGCCCTTCCTGTACATTAACCATCAGGATACAGGCGATCAGGATTAGGGTATAGGCGGCGATCGCAATATAGCGCGGTTTAAAGCGATCGCTCAACCAACCAAACAGTGGACGACTCACCCCATTAAACAGGGCAAATAACGACACACTGGTAGCGGCTAATGCGGGGTCAATTTTGATCATTTCCTCCCCCACTGGACTAGAAATCCCAATCGCACTTAACCCAACAAAGGTACCGATCATATAACAGCCCCATAGGCCATAAAAAGACCGACTTTTCCATAACGTCTTAGGATAGGTCACAGGCGCAGCAGCAATCGTCGTAGCGGAGGATTTTTCCTTGGGCTGCCAATCCGATGGGGGGAATTTGAGGACAATGGCCATCAACAGAATAATCAGCGTGAACACTAAGCCAAAAATCAGCAAAGTCGGTCTGACCTGATAAGCGTCAATCAAATTTTTAGCTAAGGGGGCTGTCACTAAAGGCGATAAACCAAAGCCAATAATCGTTAACCCTACAGTCAATCCCTTTTTATCAGGAAACCACCGGGCTACTACCGCCATCGGCACCCCATAGGTAATCCCTACCCCGGTTCCGGTAATCATGCCATAGGTCAAGGTTAGGGTGAGAATATTGTGGGCAAAACTAGAGCAGATATATCCGAATCCCACAATCAGACCGCCCAGAATAATCATCTTTCGTGCGCCCAGACGGGGAATATAAAAGCCCGCAATGGGCATCAGTAGGGCGTAAAACAGGAGGGCGATAGTATAGGGTAATAAGCTTTGGGTGGCGCTGATACTGAGTTCATCTTCTAGGGGTTTCCGAAAGACACTCCAAGAGTAAACGGTTCCCAAACAGAGGAGAACGGTCATTCCGGCCGGAATAAGTAACCATCTCCCTTGGTCTGGGGTGAGTCCACATACGCTTAAGGTTGAATTCTCTGGTTTGATCTTCATCTGTCCGCAAGGAGTCTTTGACCGATTCTGGGTATCACTTCTCGACTAAATTGGCAATAGTCAAAAGCCCAGATGTCACAAGATATAGCAGCTGTTTCTGGAATGATGGGGAACAAGAGGTAATATTTTAAGAAACAGGGAGTTCAATTAAACAGAGTAGTATTTTTATACTATTACTTTTCTTAACAGTGATTGCATCCCTTGTTAGGGTTGGATATTCGTTAGCCTACTCCCCCATTGTCTCTCTAGATTTGTTACAGACTGTTATATTTCACCCATTATTAATTTTCGGAATTCATCATGGATGAAATATCATTATCATGGAGTCAAACAGATGGGTTTATTTGACGCGTTCCGCAGTAAGGGGAGCAGCCTCCAACAACAAATTACCCTCGGACCGGCTGAAGGATTTGCCGCCATTATGTTGTTGGTTGTTGCGGCCGATGGGTATTTAGCCGATGATGAAGTGAGCTTGCTTAATACAACCTTGGGCAGAATGAAGCTCTATCGTAGCTATTCCGTCGATGTTATGCGTCGGATGTTTGATAATATTGGCGGTATTTTGCGACGAGAGGGAGCCGATGCTCTGTTTAACGCGGCGATCGCAACCCTGCCCCATGATCTGTATGATACGGCTTTCGCGATCGCAACAGACCTCGTTTTAGCGGATGGTCAAGTCTCCCAAGAAGAGGAAGACTTACTCGGGAGTCTCTGTCGAGCGTTAGATTTACCTTCCGAAACCGTGGAGAAAATCATTCAGGTGATGCTAATCAAAAATAAGGGGTAAAGAATAATTACAATTTGCGCACAAGGGTTAAACCGTCGGCCAAGGGAATCAAACTCAACGCCACCCTAGAATCTTGGTGAACGTGACGATTAAAAGCGCGAATGGCATTGGTGCGATTATCTTGGACTTCGAGATCCGCTACTCGTCCCGACCATAACACATTGTCCACGACCATCAATCCCCCCGGTCGCAGCAGTTGTAGACAGCGCTCGTAATAGTTGGTATAGTTGCTCTTGTCGGCATCAATAAAGGCAAAATCAAAGGTTTCCCCTTCGCCTTGGGCGAGAAGTTGATCTAAGGTGTCTAAAGCGGGGGCTAATTTCAGGTCGATTTTCTGGGCGACTCCGGCCGTTTGCCAGTACCGTTGAGCGATGCTGGTATAGTCCGCGCTGACATCACAGGCGATGAGGTGGCCGTCTTCGGGTAAAGCTAAGGCGACGACGAGGGAACTATATCCGGTAAAGACTCCCACCTCTAAGGTTTTCTTTGCGCCGATCAATTGAACTAATAATGCCATAAATTGCCCTTGTTCTGGGGCAATTTGCATCTGTGCCATGGGTAACTGGGCGGTTTCTTGCCGCAGTTGGCTTAAAATATCCGGTTCACGGAGGGAAACCGTTAGTAAATAGTTATGAAGAGACTCATCAAGTCCGAGAGTTTTTCGAGTCATTGCCTAGAATATTAAGTAACTACTTTGCCCCTCCCAAGGAGAATAAACCATTATGATGCAAGGTTTACATAGCCAAGGTGAAATCATTTGCGATCGCTATCAAATCGTCACCGTCTTGGGTCAGGGGTCAATGGGAACAACCTATGCGGCCGTGGATGTCAATACCTCCCAACGGGTAGCCATTAAGGTGGTGTCCTTACGTCAAGTCTCAGAATGGAAAGTTTTAGAACTGTTTGAACGAGAAGCGCGGGTCTTGGCCACCCTCACCCACCCCAACATTCCCAATTATATTGAATACTTCCAAGTCGATACACCAGAAGACCGTCGCTTTTATTTAGTGCAGGAATTAGTCGAAGGATCATCCCTCGAAGCCTTGATTGAGCAAGGATGGAAACCCACAGAAGACGAAGTAAAGGCGATCGCACTCCAAGTTCTCGAAATCCTCACGTACCTACACACCCTTAATCCCCCAGTCATTCACCGCGACATTAAACCCCAAAACCTCATCCAAAGTAACGACGGTCGCATCATTTTAGTAGACTTTGGAGCCGTGCAAGAAGTCTACCGTAAAACCATCAGTCGCGGGGGAACCCTCGTCGGCACCTTTGGTTATATGGCTCCAGAACAATTTCGCGGACAAACCACCTACGCCTCCGACTTATACGGTTTAGGCACCACCTTAATTTATCTCCTCACCCGCAAACTTCCGGCCGATTTACCCGAAAAGCGGATGAAAATTGATTTTCGTTCCGCCGTTAATCTGTCCGATTCCTTTGGCCGTTGGCTCGATAAAATGATTGAACCTGCCCTAGAAGACCGTTTTAAAGAAGCGGTTTCTGCTCAAAAAACCCTAGTTGATAAATTACCCATTACTCGCACCACCACCGAGCAAAATATTCCGAACTCCATTCATGAAGTCTTTCTACAAAAAACCCCTGACCTATTAAAACTTTACATTCCCGGAAATCCTTGGAACTTAGGCAGTGGTTTATTATGTTTACTCTATGTTGGCTGGACTATACCCGCCGCTATTATCTTGGTGTTCGCCCTCTTGGGTGAGGTTTGGGGATTGGGTGAATTGATTGCTTTCTTACTCTGTTTTATGTTGCCTGCATGGGGTATAAGTTGGGCATTATGGGCAGCTTTTCGTAATCTTAAAGGGGATAATATTTTATTAAAAATCAATCGCAATCGCTTCCAACTGCGTCGCCAATTATTATTGTTTACTGAGGTAATTGAAGGTAACACCGAGTTTTTAGAAATTGAACGGGAATCCGATCCGGCTATCCCCC contains the following coding sequences:
- a CDS encoding slr1659 superfamily regulator, translating into MMDSKQIRGESYLISYDPATVTVDCQGTMRNMGMQAYAPLEDLLMEIMGEEPSQITLDLRGLKLLNSAGIRVLSKFIIQVRNRKTMRVVLKGSKEVTWQESSLTNLKRLMPMALLEWEEEG
- a CDS encoding class I SAM-dependent methyltransferase, translating into MTRKTLGLDESLHNYLLTVSLREPDILSQLRQETAQLPMAQMQIAPEQGQFMALLVQLIGAKKTLEVGVFTGYSSLVVALALPEDGHLIACDVSADYTSIAQRYWQTAGVAQKIDLKLAPALDTLDQLLAQGEGETFDFAFIDADKSNYTNYYERCLQLLRPGGLMVVDNVLWSGRVADLEVQDNRTNAIRAFNRHVHQDSRVALSLIPLADGLTLVRKL
- a CDS encoding tellurite resistance TerB family protein, coding for MGLFDAFRSKGSSLQQQITLGPAEGFAAIMLLVVAADGYLADDEVSLLNTTLGRMKLYRSYSVDVMRRMFDNIGGILRREGADALFNAAIATLPHDLYDTAFAIATDLVLADGQVSQEEEDLLGSLCRALDLPSETVEKIIQVMLIKNKG
- a CDS encoding serine/threonine protein kinase codes for the protein MMQGLHSQGEIICDRYQIVTVLGQGSMGTTYAAVDVNTSQRVAIKVVSLRQVSEWKVLELFEREARVLATLTHPNIPNYIEYFQVDTPEDRRFYLVQELVEGSSLEALIEQGWKPTEDEVKAIALQVLEILTYLHTLNPPVIHRDIKPQNLIQSNDGRIILVDFGAVQEVYRKTISRGGTLVGTFGYMAPEQFRGQTTYASDLYGLGTTLIYLLTRKLPADLPEKRMKIDFRSAVNLSDSFGRWLDKMIEPALEDRFKEAVSAQKTLVDKLPITRTTTEQNIPNSIHEVFLQKTPDLLKLYIPGNPWNLGSGLLCLLYVGWTIPAAIILVFALLGEVWGLGELIAFLLCFMLPAWGISWALWAAFRNLKGDNILLKINRNRFQLRRQLLLFTEVIEGNTEFLEIERESDPAIPHISSLLLKCSKQSGRLYIKQFGIKQLYNKPLKQKIAEGLDVAEKEWLSEELTSFLREVKSKNIRPESQSSKVNLVKSSSSVDFGAAILEYSRVQLTKTKERLTIHVPSLIPREQTIFWMILVIILMLLAFPLLIFALIPLAIIRSNLFWSAFGSFHLEINRETFHLKWEYSSWSHHVKGKTEELQRASLSNTSMTVNERPVKACALDTKNHHYLFGSWLKQDEKEILMLEINRFLESIKA
- a CDS encoding OFA family MFS transporter, with translation MKIKPENSTLSVCGLTPDQGRWLLIPAGMTVLLCLGTVYSWSVFRKPLEDELSISATQSLLPYTIALLFYALLMPIAGFYIPRLGARKMIILGGLIVGFGYICSSFAHNILTLTLTYGMITGTGVGITYGVPMAVVARWFPDKKGLTVGLTIIGFGLSPLVTAPLAKNLIDAYQVRPTLLIFGLVFTLIILLMAIVLKFPPSDWQPKEKSSATTIAAAPVTYPKTLWKSRSFYGLWGCYMIGTFVGLSAIGISSPVGEEMIKIDPALAATSVSLFALFNGVSRPLFGWLSDRFKPRYIAIAAYTLILIACILMVNVQEGQVITYLVAFCLFWFCLGGWLALAPTTTLRLFRPEDYAQNYGIVFTAYGIGALLGTLVAGSIRDWFGSYTYAFYPMGGLAILGIILANFWLKRDRPIEPS